The genomic region GCGGGTTATGTAAAAACTGCTGTAGATGCCTATAATACTTCTATAAAATCACTTGCTGATTCTTATGGATTAGCTTTTGTAGATGGTAATACCAAAATGAGTGAGCTTAATGGAAAGTCAGGTATTATATATGATGGTGTAAGATACACTGCCAAATTCGTGACTGGAGGAGCTTTCTCTCTTGATGGTGTTCACCTTACAGGAAGAGGTTATGCAGTTATTGCCAACGAATTTATCAAATCTATCAATGCAAAATACCATTCTACCTTACCACAGGTAGATCCTAATAAATATTCAGGGGTAAAATTCCCGTAAGAATACAGGAAAATAAAAACTTAGAAACCACAAGAGCAATTCTTGTGGTTTTTTTTTAAATTTGCAAAATCTTTAAAAAGTAAAAATGGCAGATCAGTTAAGTTATCTATTTTGTACAAGAACCAGTAAGGACTTGGCAGAAAAAATTGCCCAATATTATGGGAAAGAGCTAGGAAAAATCAACTTTCAGGAGTTCAGCGACGGGGAATTCGAACCTGTTTTGGATGAGTCAGTAAGAGGAGGAAGAGTTTTCCTGATTGGATCTACCTTCCCGCCGGCAGACAATCTTCTAGAACTTCTATTGATGATTGACGCAGCGAAAAGAGCCTCCGCAAAGAGCATTACAGTTGTAATCCCTTATTTCGGACTTGCGAGACAGGACAGAAAAGACAAGCCGAGAGCCCCGATAGGTGCAAAGCTGGTTGCTAATCTGTTAACAGCTGCAGGAGCAACAAGAATAATGACAATGGACCTTCACGCGGATCAGATCCAGGGGTTCTTCGAAATTCCTGTAGATCACCTTTATGCGTCTACCATCTTTGTAGATCATATCAAATCTCTGAACTTAGATAATCTTACCATTGCTTCTCCGGATATGGGAGGTGCAAAAAGAGCGAAAAACTATGCCGGTCACTTAGGTGCGGAAGTAGTAATTGCTTACAAAGAGAGAAAAAAAGCAAACGTTGTGGAAGAAATGTTCCTTATAGGTGATGTAGTTGGTAAAAATGTAATTCTTATTGATGATATGATCGATACTGCAGGTACACTTTGCAAAGCTGCAGAGATCCTGATCGAAAAAGGAGCAAAATCAGTAAGAGCAATGGCAACTCACGGAGTGCTTTCCGGGAAGGCTTACGAGAATATTGAGAAGTCCAAATTACTGGAAGTTATTGTAACTGACTCAATTCCTGTTAAAAATAATTTGTCATCCAAAATAAAAGTGCTATCTTGCGCCCCGTTATTTGCAGACGTTATGAAGATGGTTCATGAGCATCAGTCAATTAGCAGCAAGTTTGTTATTTAATTGATTTTTAGCGGATTGCAAAATTAAACTGAAACAATTTTTTAAATTTTTATAAATGAAATCTATTACAATTCAAGGTACAAAAAGAGAAAGCGTGGGCAAAAAGTCTACAAAAGCTTTACGTGATGCTGAATTAGTTCCTTGTGTTGTTTATGGAGGTGAAGCACCTTTAAACTTCTCTGCTGAAGAGAAAGCTTTCAAAGGTTTAGTATACACTCCTGAAGCACACACGGTATCTATTGAGCTAGATGGGAAAACAATTCCTGCTGTTCTTCAGGATATTCAGTTCCACCCGATTACGGACAAAATTTTACACGTAGACTTCTATCAGTTATCTGACGATAAGCCGGTAGTTATGGAAGTTCCTGTAAGAATCATTGGACGTTCTAAAGGTGTTGTAGCTGGTGGTGTTTTACGTCAGTCTTTCAGAAAGCTAAAAGTAAAAGCTATTCCTGCAAACTTACCGGATGAAATCGTTGTTGATGTTACTCCGTTAAGAATCGGGAACAAACTTTATGTTGGAAGCATCAAAGCTGAAGGTTATACTTTCGTTCACCCTGACAATGCAGTTGTAGTAGCTGTTAAGATGTCTAGAAATGCAATGAAAGGTGGTGCAGCAGCAGCTGAAGATGATGAAGATGAAGAAGTTGCAACTGAAGAAGGAGCAGCTCCGGCAGCAGAAGAAACTACTGCAGCAGAATAATATTTGCTTATTCAAAAACAATATAGAACCTGTCAATTTATTGGCAGGTTTTTTTATTGTTTGGCAAAAGTGCAAGACAGCTGAGAGATAAAATACCTTTAGAGTAAATTTGTGAAAACTTTAAAGACTAAACCTGTTGGTTTTATTAAACTGAATAATGAATTTACTCCCGGCCTTTTGCCATTTTGCCTTTCTGCTTTCTTTGCCAATAAATTTTATTCTCAGAAAAAAGACGTAAATTTGAAGTGTTCTAAATAAGAGCCATCTAATTTAAAAATTTAATAAATGTTTGACATTCAACAAATAAGAAGTCAGTTTACTATATTAAACCGCGAAGTGAATGGTAAACCTTTGGTTTACTTAGATAATGCAGCAACATCTCAGAAGCCGGATTCTGTTTTAAAAATCTGGAATGATTACTATACACAGCTTAATGCCAATGTTCACAGAGGAATCCATACATTAAGCCAGTTAGCTACGGAAGAAATGGAGCTTTCAAGAAGGAAAATCCAGAAATTCATTAATGCTGAACATGACTTTGAAGTTATATTTACAAAGGGAACTACAGAAGGCCTGAACCTCATCGCTTACATTTTAACGCAGAAGCTTAAAAAAGATGATGAGATCATCATTTCCTATCTGGAGCATCACTCCAATATCGTTCCGTGGCAATTGCTTTGTGAAAGAACCGGGGCTAAACTTAGAGTAATCCCTATCGATGAAAATGGTATTCTTCAACTTAACTATCTGGATGAATTTTTGAGCGAAAAAACGAAAGTTGTTTCTGTAAACCAGGTTTCCAATGCATTGGGAATTGTAAATCCAATAGAAGAGATCATTGCCAAAACAAGAAAAAACTCCGATGCTTATATTGTGATTGATGGTGCACAGTCTGCCCCTCACTTCGAAATTGATGTACAGAAGATGGATTGTGATTTCTTTGTGTTTTCGGGGCATAAAATGTACGCCCCAATGGGAACCGGGATCCTTTACGGAAAACAGGAGATCCTGGAAGAACTTCCGCCTTTTCATGGAGGAGGGGAAATGATTGCAACCTGCTCTTTTGACGGAACTACCTATGCCGGACTACCTTTTAAATATGAGGCAGGAACCCCTAATGTTGGAGGTAATATCGCATTAGGTGCAGCTGTTGATTTTATTGATAGAATTGGAAGACAAAACATTCAGAATCATGAGAATGCATTACTGGAATATGCACAGAGAAAGCTTTTAGAGCTGGATAATATAAAGATCTATGGCGAAAAGGCAAAAAGGACAGGTGTAGTATCCTTTAATCTGGAAGGAGTGGGAATATCTTCCGATGTAGGGATGATCCTTGATAAAATGGGTGTTGCTGTAAGAACAGGGCATCACTGTACACAGCCTATTATGGATTTTTTCAATATAGCAGGAACCGTAAGAGCCAGCTTTGCGGTTTACAATACCTTTGAAGAAATCGACAAGCTTGTAGAAGGAGTTAAAAAAGCTCAGAAAATGCTTGGATAAAATATAAAAAGCAGTTGATAATCAACTGCTTTTTTATTGACGGGTAAATTGTTTAAAGAAATTTATAAATAATAGAATTTTCCAATCTTTGAAATAGCAATTTTTGTGGTACATTGTTCTTATTCTTGATTTAATTTTGCAGGGTCTAAATTTAATTTTATGGAATTAATTGAAAAACTGAACTGGAGATTTGCCACCAAAGCAATGAACGGTCTGAAAGTACCACAGGAAAAAGTGGATAAAATATTGGAAGCTGCAAGACTGGCACCTACATCCAGCGGGCTTCAGCCTTTTGAGATCATCGTGATCACCAATCAGGAAGTAAAGGAACAGATTAAGCCTCATGCATGGAACCAGCCGCAGATTACGGACTGCTCGCACCTTTTGGTATTTGCCGCATGGGATAACTATACGGAAGAAAGGATCAACAAAATGTTTGATCTTACCAACGAAATCAGAGGCTTTAAAAATGAAGGCTGGGAAAATTACAGGCAAATGCTGTTAAGTACTTATCCGCAAAGATCTGCTGAAGAAAACTTCACCCATGCCGCAAAACAGGCTTATATTTCTTTCGGAGCTGCGATAATTGCAGCGGCTTTTGAAGAAGTGGATTCTACACCAATGGAAGGTTTCTCTCCTGAAGCGGTAGATGAAGTTTTAAACCTGAAAGAAAAAGGCCTGAAAAGCGTACTGTTGTTGCCGATTGGTTACAGGGATGCTTCAACCGACTGGCTGGTTAACCTTACGAAAGTGAGAAAGCCGAAAGAAGCTTTTATTACCGAAGTGAATTAATTACTAATTTTTTCTCATAGAAAATCCCTTTCAATTGTTTTTGAAAGGGATTTTATTTTTATAAAATGAATTTTAAATATTCGGTTTCCAGTCTACAACCGCTCTGATGAACGCTTCTGCATTTTCCACAGGAATATTCGGTAAAATTCCGTGCCCGAGATTGGCAATGTATCTGTCTTTTCCAAAACGGTTAATCATCTCAGTTACCATCTTTTTAATGGTTTCAGGGGTGGAGTGTAATCTTGCAGGATCAAAATTCCCCTGAAGCGTCATCGTATGGTTGGTTAATGTTCTTGCAAATTCAGGAGTGATGGTCCAGTCAACACCCAGAGCAGAAGCCTTGGACATCGTCATATCTTCAAGGGCAAACCAGCATCCTTTTCCAAATACCACCACATGGGTAAGAGGGCTCAACGCCTCAACAATCTGGTTGATATACTGCCATGAGAATTCCTGATAATCCGTAGGAGAAAGCATTCCTCCCCAGGAATCAAAAACCTGAACGGCAGAAACGCCTTTTTCAACTTTTCTTTTTAAATAAGCAATTGTAGTATCTGTAATCTTCTGAAGAAGTAAATGAGCGGCTTCCGGTTGCTGGAAACAGAATGATTTCGCAATATCAAAAGCTTTGCTTCCTTTTCCTTCCACACAATAGCAAAGGATCGTCCAGGGAGAGCCCGCAAAACCAATCAGCGGAATTTCATTATCTAATTTCTGAAGAGTAAGTTCAATAGCATCAAAAACGTAACCCAATGTGTCATTTACATCAGGAACTTCAATATTCTGAACCTGTTCCGTTGTTCTGATAGGGTTGTCCAGCCACGGGCCAACTGATTCTTTCATTTTGAAATCAATTCCCATTGCCTGGGGAACTACTAAAATATCAGAAAACAGGATTGCAGCATCCAGGGGAAACCTTCTGATCGGCTGTATGGTGATCTCGGCAGCTAGCTCAGGAGTCTGGCATCTTGTAAAGAAATCATATTTATCTCTGAGAGCAATGAATTCAGGAAGGTATCTTCCGGCCTGTCTCATCATCCATACGGGGGGCCTTTCTACAGTTTCTCCGCGAAGTGCTTTTAAATATAAGTCGTTTTTAATCATAATTTATTTAAACTAATAGAACCGTTACCGGCACTCATTATTTTTACCAGCCAGGCTTGCAGCTGTTTATAGTTTCTTTTTTATCAGTCTGAAAATAGAAGCCAGGTTATTTTCTTCTGATGTGAAGATTTCTCCTGCAGTGTACTTTCTAAGTTCTCCCGATGTAGTTTCTCCGATTGAAAAAATCTTTATTCCTTCCAAAGGATTGAGTTTTGCAAAACTACGAACTCCGCTTGGACTAAAAAAAACTGCAGCATGATATTTTTCAGGTACGGAAGGGTAAAGCTCTTCCGTTGTATAAATTGTGATCTTTTTGTAGCTGATGTTCTGTAAAGGAAGATTCTTATCCAGCACGTCAATGGCAAGATTACCACAGAAATGGAGAAACTTTTCGTCCTGGCAGTTTCCGATGATAAACCTTGAAAGTACTTCGGCATTCTTCAGCACCTTAAATGTTCCGAAACCGTATTTTCTCAGTTCACGCTTTGTTTTTTCGCCGATGCAGTATATTTTGTTGTAGTTTCTTGCAGTAAAATCCTCGTTGGGTTTAAATTGATTCTCAAAGAATGAGCGTACTCCGTTGACACTTGTGAAGATCAGGGAATAGTTTTTTAAATCAAACGGAACAGTTCTTATAGGTTCTGTTCTGATTACCTCAACGCATTCAGCCGAGATATCCGATCCTAATTCTTTGGATAATAATTCGGCAGCTATGATTTTGGTAAACAGGATTTTCATTACATTAAGGTTTGTCTTTTAAGTGCAGATCGGTAACTAACAGTCTTACCTTTTTCATAAAATCTTTTCCGGGATCATCTTTTATGGTGAAATAATTCGGATCCGTTTCTTTCCAAAGCTTAGAACCCCTGAATACACCATATTCTGAATGTCCTATCAGGTATTCTATTTTATACTTTTTAGTTAATTGCCTTACCAGCTGAGCATTTGCCAAAACCTGGTTTTCTGTCAGAGGCTGGCTTTTGCTTCCTATATTTTCAATACCAATAGCACAGTAATTAAGTCCTATGGTATGTCTTGCGAACATATCGGATTCCATAAGCTGGTAAATGGTGCCGTCCCTGTCTACAATAAACTGGGAAGATACATTTAAAGTACTCTGCTTCTTCAAAACATTTCTGGCCGATTCCAGATACGTTTTATTGAAATATCTATAATTGGTTTCAACAGTTCCTCCCGCGGTATAATGCAGTACAATTATTTTGGGTGAAATAGCAGGTGTATTTTGCACGATATTGTAATGATCTTTAAGGTACTCTAAACTTAGACGCACTCTCTCCTTTGAGTAATCAATGGGTTTGTTGATGGTTTTAAATTCGTTAGTCTGAGCTTCTGTATAGCATGATACCAATATAAATAAAGCATAGATAAGGTTTTTCATAAGCAGCTTATTTCCGGTATTGATAATGTCCTGTAATGGTATATGTAAAAAGACAGTCTTCTAAAACCTGTCCGCCTCCTATATTATGAACGATCAGGAACCTCTTTCCGTCAGCAGATTTCTTATTGACAACAATCCCGATATGGGTAAGGTTTCCGGGTAAAATCCAGGTAACAATATCTCCGGGAATATAAAGTTCAGGATTGGTTTCAGTAGATTTTATTTTTCCGAATTTAGAAAAGAAAACGGCAAGATTCGGAACCCTTCTGTGGTCAATATTGGTGTCAGGTTTTTTTAATCCCCATGTTTTCGGGTATTTTGAAAAGTTTTTTCCCATGTCCTCATGAACTTCTTTCTGAAGATCTATGCCAAGCTTCCTGTATGCCCTGATAATAACATCCGTGCAGACTCCTTTGTCAGCAGGGATATCTCCGTTAGGATATTTAATCACGAAATAAGCAGGATCATACCTTATTGTATTATCTATCAGGCTCAAAGCGGAATTGGATAGCTGAAGTGCAAATTTATCCTGTGCATTTGCAGCAAATACACAAAAAAGGAATACAAATAAAAAAAAGGATTTTTTCATTGCTCTGCATTGGGTATGTAAAGATACAAATCTGCCTGGGATTTCTTAATAGGAGTTTTTGATCTCGGTCATCAGCTCTTTTCCTCCGTTTTCAAGAACTATTTTTGCGAATTTTTTTCCAAAGTTCTCGTTTTCATTGTATTCGAAGTTCTCATCGGTGGCAATACAGTTTTTACCATCCAGAGAACAAAGTGCAGCTTTGAAACGGACCTGGTTTTCGATGATCTCTGCAAAAGCTCCGATTGGGGCAGTGCATCCGCCTTCCAGTGTGCTCAGGAAATTTCTTTCGATCTCTACACAGATCTGTGTTTTCTTATGATTGATCTGGCTTAGAATTTCATTGATTTCCGGTTTGTCAGAATGTCCGGCAACGGCAATTACTCCCTGAGAGGCAGCCGGAATCATTAACGGAAGCATTTCATAATCAATGTCCATTTTCATTCTCTTGATTCCTGCCAGAGATAGGATCGTGGCATCAAAATCCCCTTCTTCCAGTTTCTGCAGACGAGTCTGGATATTTCCACGGATATCTGAGAATTCAGCGTGAGGATAATTCTTTAGCCAGAATGCCCTTCTTCTCAGGCTGGATGTAGCCAGCTTCAGCTCGTGGAATTCCTTATTTCGTGCAGATTCTTTTCTTATCAATACGTCCTGTGGAAAATCTCTTTCCAGATAGGCAATGATCTCAATATTTTGTGGAAGCTGTGTGGGTACATCTTTTAAAGAGTGTACAGCGATATCAATTTCGTCATTCAGTAAAGCTACATCAAGGTCTCTTGTAAAAACCCCGGTGATCCCCAAAGAATAAAGCGGTTGATTTAAGTTCTTATCGCCGGAAGAGACAATAGGAACAATTTCCGTTAAATAATTACGGTTTTGAAGGTTCCTCGCAACCTCTCTTGCCTGCCAAAGTGCCAGTGCGGAATTTCGTGTCCCGATTCTAATGCTTTTCATTGAATTCGTTGTTTGGTTGTTCAACTAATATTTCGTGCATTAATTTACTAATTTCTTCGGCTTTCAAAGGGTTGTCTATGATAAATTTTGCAAAACGGTTGGTAATTTTCTGGATCATTTTATCAGAAAGCTCCATGTCCGTGATGTTTATGTATTTATTTTTCTTATAAAAATTATGCATTTCATTACGTTCCATATTTTTCAGGACCGCTTTGAAATGGTGGATATTGGGTGCCAGCTTTCTCTTTTTTTCCCATTCCAGGAAGTCTTTCATCAGTTCTTTGATGATTTTTTCAGCTTTTGGAATTTCTTTTTCCCTTTGCTGAATTGTTTCCTGAATTTGTTTCGAAAGCTCATCTACATCAATAAGGGTTACATTTTCATTCTCGGTAACGTTCTTTTCAACGTTATGAGGAATAGAAAGATCAATCACCAGTGTTTCCTTTCCGTTCGGGAAGTGGGATTTGTTAATGATAGGATGTTTTGCCCCGGTTGCCACAATCAGGATGTCGGTGTTTTTTAATTCCTGGTCAACATCAGAATAATCAACATGAGGAATACTGTATTTCTGGGAAATTTTCTCAGCCTTCTCCTGTGTTCTGTTGGCTATTTTAATTTTCGGCTGATACACATGTTTTACCAGGTTTTCAACCGTATTTTGTCCGATCTCGCCTACACCTAAAAGAAGAATGTTCTTTTCAGTGATTCTTTTCTGGTTATTCAGAATATAATGAACAGCAGCATAAGACACGGAAGCGGCTCCATTGGAAATTCCGGTTTCATTCTTGATCCTTTTTGAAATCTGGATCGCGGCATTAATTGCTCTTTCCAGATACGGATTAGAATTCTGTCTCTCTTTTTTAAAACGGCTGTATGCTTTTTTGATCTGTCCGATGATCTCAAAGTCTCCAATGATCTGGCTTTCAAGTCCTGCTGCTACTCTGAACAGATGGGCAAGGGCTTCTTCCTTGGTAAGAATATTGGCAAACTGGAGAAAGTCCGTAAGCTGTACACCAATGGTTTTGCAGTACTCTTCCGCTACCAGGAGATAATTGGGAGAAGTAGTATAGATCTCGGTTCTGTTACACGTAGAAACCACAAATGCATCCCCTAAATCCACACTGTGGATCCGGCTGACAAAATTTTTGATGTTCTCATCAAAGAATGCAAATTTCCCTCTTGTTTCTACATCAGCCTTCTCGTAGCTGATGGAAAGCACAGCGAAATTAGACGTCTGATGAATGTTGGAATACTGTAACATAAGCAGTCGCAAATTTACGGATTTTTTAATTAACCATCCGCTGATAATGTATATGATAATTATCGTAAAAAACTATAGTAAAGTGTTCATTTTGATTTTTAGATTTTAAAAAAATATTGGAAGGTATAAATGTGAAAAATCTAACAGAAATAAAGAAAAATTTACAGATAATTATACTTGAATTCTCTTTCTTTTTTATTCTTTGGCTGTTTTATCTTTCAGTAAATCCGATTTTTTGCCTCATCCCGTTAATTTAGTTTAAATCAGGCTCCATAAATGATTAAATCAAAAGTTAATAAACAATTGTGAATTTTAATAAAATTTTAACCAAATTATGTGTACGTTAAGTTTCTTTAGTAGTGTTAAATTCATATCTTTGTAAACTTAAAATCA from Chryseobacterium shigense harbors:
- a CDS encoding ribose-phosphate pyrophosphokinase — protein: MADQLSYLFCTRTSKDLAEKIAQYYGKELGKINFQEFSDGEFEPVLDESVRGGRVFLIGSTFPPADNLLELLLMIDAAKRASAKSITVVIPYFGLARQDRKDKPRAPIGAKLVANLLTAAGATRIMTMDLHADQIQGFFEIPVDHLYASTIFVDHIKSLNLDNLTIASPDMGGAKRAKNYAGHLGAEVVIAYKERKKANVVEEMFLIGDVVGKNVILIDDMIDTAGTLCKAAEILIEKGAKSVRAMATHGVLSGKAYENIEKSKLLEVIVTDSIPVKNNLSSKIKVLSCAPLFADVMKMVHEHQSISSKFVI
- a CDS encoding 50S ribosomal protein L25/general stress protein Ctc, translating into MKSITIQGTKRESVGKKSTKALRDAELVPCVVYGGEAPLNFSAEEKAFKGLVYTPEAHTVSIELDGKTIPAVLQDIQFHPITDKILHVDFYQLSDDKPVVMEVPVRIIGRSKGVVAGGVLRQSFRKLKVKAIPANLPDEIVVDVTPLRIGNKLYVGSIKAEGYTFVHPDNAVVVAVKMSRNAMKGGAAAAEDDEDEEVATEEGAAPAAEETTAAE
- a CDS encoding cysteine desulfurase, which codes for MFDIQQIRSQFTILNREVNGKPLVYLDNAATSQKPDSVLKIWNDYYTQLNANVHRGIHTLSQLATEEMELSRRKIQKFINAEHDFEVIFTKGTTEGLNLIAYILTQKLKKDDEIIISYLEHHSNIVPWQLLCERTGAKLRVIPIDENGILQLNYLDEFLSEKTKVVSVNQVSNALGIVNPIEEIIAKTRKNSDAYIVIDGAQSAPHFEIDVQKMDCDFFVFSGHKMYAPMGTGILYGKQEILEELPPFHGGGEMIATCSFDGTTYAGLPFKYEAGTPNVGGNIALGAAVDFIDRIGRQNIQNHENALLEYAQRKLLELDNIKIYGEKAKRTGVVSFNLEGVGISSDVGMILDKMGVAVRTGHHCTQPIMDFFNIAGTVRASFAVYNTFEEIDKLVEGVKKAQKMLG
- a CDS encoding NAD(P)H-dependent oxidoreductase — translated: MELIEKLNWRFATKAMNGLKVPQEKVDKILEAARLAPTSSGLQPFEIIVITNQEVKEQIKPHAWNQPQITDCSHLLVFAAWDNYTEERINKMFDLTNEIRGFKNEGWENYRQMLLSTYPQRSAEENFTHAAKQAYISFGAAIIAAAFEEVDSTPMEGFSPEAVDEVLNLKEKGLKSVLLLPIGYRDASTDWLVNLTKVRKPKEAFITEVN
- the hemE gene encoding uroporphyrinogen decarboxylase; amino-acid sequence: MIKNDLYLKALRGETVERPPVWMMRQAGRYLPEFIALRDKYDFFTRCQTPELAAEITIQPIRRFPLDAAILFSDILVVPQAMGIDFKMKESVGPWLDNPIRTTEQVQNIEVPDVNDTLGYVFDAIELTLQKLDNEIPLIGFAGSPWTILCYCVEGKGSKAFDIAKSFCFQQPEAAHLLLQKITDTTIAYLKRKVEKGVSAVQVFDSWGGMLSPTDYQEFSWQYINQIVEALSPLTHVVVFGKGCWFALEDMTMSKASALGVDWTITPEFARTLTNHTMTLQGNFDPARLHSTPETIKKMVTEMINRFGKDRYIANLGHGILPNIPVENAEAFIRAVVDWKPNI
- a CDS encoding uroporphyrinogen-III synthase encodes the protein MKILFTKIIAAELLSKELGSDISAECVEVIRTEPIRTVPFDLKNYSLIFTSVNGVRSFFENQFKPNEDFTARNYNKIYCIGEKTKRELRKYGFGTFKVLKNAEVLSRFIIGNCQDEKFLHFCGNLAIDVLDKNLPLQNISYKKITIYTTEELYPSVPEKYHAAVFFSPSGVRSFAKLNPLEGIKIFSIGETTSGELRKYTAGEIFTSEENNLASIFRLIKKKL
- a CDS encoding N-acetylmuramoyl-L-alanine amidase, whose amino-acid sequence is MKNLIYALFILVSCYTEAQTNEFKTINKPIDYSKERVRLSLEYLKDHYNIVQNTPAISPKIIVLHYTAGGTVETNYRYFNKTYLESARNVLKKQSTLNVSSQFIVDRDGTIYQLMESDMFARHTIGLNYCAIGIENIGSKSQPLTENQVLANAQLVRQLTKKYKIEYLIGHSEYGVFRGSKLWKETDPNYFTIKDDPGKDFMKKVRLLVTDLHLKDKP
- a CDS encoding DUF1287 domain-containing protein is translated as MKKSFFLFVFLFCVFAANAQDKFALQLSNSALSLIDNTIRYDPAYFVIKYPNGDIPADKGVCTDVIIRAYRKLGIDLQKEVHEDMGKNFSKYPKTWGLKKPDTNIDHRRVPNLAVFFSKFGKIKSTETNPELYIPGDIVTWILPGNLTHIGIVVNKKSADGKRFLIVHNIGGGQVLEDCLFTYTITGHYQYRK
- the hemC gene encoding hydroxymethylbilane synthase, with amino-acid sequence MKSIRIGTRNSALALWQAREVARNLQNRNYLTEIVPIVSSGDKNLNQPLYSLGITGVFTRDLDVALLNDEIDIAVHSLKDVPTQLPQNIEIIAYLERDFPQDVLIRKESARNKEFHELKLATSSLRRRAFWLKNYPHAEFSDIRGNIQTRLQKLEEGDFDATILSLAGIKRMKMDIDYEMLPLMIPAASQGVIAVAGHSDKPEINEILSQINHKKTQICVEIERNFLSTLEGGCTAPIGAFAEIIENQVRFKAALCSLDGKNCIATDENFEYNENENFGKKFAKIVLENGGKELMTEIKNSY
- the hemA gene encoding glutamyl-tRNA reductase, with protein sequence MLQYSNIHQTSNFAVLSISYEKADVETRGKFAFFDENIKNFVSRIHSVDLGDAFVVSTCNRTEIYTTSPNYLLVAEEYCKTIGVQLTDFLQFANILTKEEALAHLFRVAAGLESQIIGDFEIIGQIKKAYSRFKKERQNSNPYLERAINAAIQISKRIKNETGISNGAASVSYAAVHYILNNQKRITEKNILLLGVGEIGQNTVENLVKHVYQPKIKIANRTQEKAEKISQKYSIPHVDYSDVDQELKNTDILIVATGAKHPIINKSHFPNGKETLVIDLSIPHNVEKNVTENENVTLIDVDELSKQIQETIQQREKEIPKAEKIIKELMKDFLEWEKKRKLAPNIHHFKAVLKNMERNEMHNFYKKNKYINITDMELSDKMIQKITNRFAKFIIDNPLKAEEISKLMHEILVEQPNNEFNEKH